The genomic interval AGGCATGGCCGATATGGGGCTCCGCGTTCACATAATAAATCGGCGTGGTGAAATAAATTCTGGTCATTTCCCTTTCCTGTATTTTTCGAAGAACGATTCTTCCCGGATTTCATTCAGGCCCACTTCCACTTCTTTACCATCATCCAGAGCCACCCGAACTTTCTGGCTGATGATGTTTTGCTGGGTGACCTTTCCGGCTCCCTGAGGGGCGACCACCCTCTTGCCCACTTTGGGCAAATTTTTCTTCAACTCGGTATAGGTATCCATTTCATAGGCCAGGCAGCACATCAAGCGGCCGCAGGCGCCGGAAATTTTCTGGGGATTCAGGGCCAGATTTTGTTCCTTGGCCATCTTCACCGATACCGGCTCGAATTCCTTCAAGAAGGTGCAACAGCAGAACTCCCGTCCGCAAGCGCCCAGGCCGCCGATCATTTTGGCTTCGTTGCGCACGCCAACCTGGCACATCTCGATGCGGGTCTTGAAGACGCTGGCCAAATCTTTCACCAGGGCCCGGAAATCGACCCGCCCCTCCGAAACGAAATAAAAAATAATTTTGCTGCCGTCCAAGAAGGAGTCCACACCGATCAATTTCATGGGGAGATTGTACTCCCGGATTTTTACCAAACAGAGCTTTTTGGCCTCCCGCTCCTGGTAAAGGTTTCGCCGTCCTCTTTCCATGTCGTTCTCGTCGGCCAGGCGGATGACTTTTTTTAAAGGCTTGGAGAAAAACGCCGCGCCCCTTTCCATGGGCATGCGGGCGACAAAGCCAAGCTCCGGGCCGCGCTCGGTCTCCACCATCACGATGTCCCGCTCCTTCACGGTAAACTCCGTAGCATCGTAATCGTAGATCCTTCCATGGTCCCTGAATTTTACGCCGATAACTTTCATGATTTTATTATGGGACGCAGATTGCCGCAGATATACGCCACCAACAAAAATTAAAAAACGCCATGCGCATAGCGCTAAGCGCTTAGCGGTTCTCTGCGTTCATCTGCGTCCAGAATAAATTTCCTTTCCTCCCGAATTTTTTTTCATCTCCAGCATCAAGGTCTCCAGAGCCAGCTGCCGGTTAGCTTTCTGGGCGATAGATTTTTGGATGTCGGAGATGAGTGCAAAAAAAGAGTCCAGACGGTCGAAGGAATACTTCTTGGCTTCCTCGGCAACCTCCGGGGCCAAGTCATGGTTGATCAACCTTAGCCCCGATCCCTCCGGCCCTTCTCCCTGGACCTTGAATACCACCAAGTCCCTGACCCAAAGTTTCCAGAGTTCCAGCAGGTCGTTCACCTCTTCTTCTTCTTTGGCCACCCGCTCACAAATTGCCAAAATCTCTTCCGTGGTTTTCCTGGATACATCCGAGAAGGTGCG from Deltaproteobacteria bacterium carries:
- a CDS encoding stage 0 sporulation family protein encodes the protein MKVIGVKFRDHGRIYDYDATEFTVKERDIVMVETERGPELGFVARMPMERGAAFFSKPLKKVIRLADENDMERGRRNLYQEREAKKLCLVKIREYNLPMKLIGVDSFLDGSKIIFYFVSEGRVDFRALVKDLASVFKTRIEMCQVGVRNEAKMIGGLGACGREFCCCTFLKEFEPVSVKMAKEQNLALNPQKISGACGRLMCCLAYEMDTYTELKKNLPKVGKRVVAPQGAGKVTQQNIISQKVRVALDDGKEVEVGLNEIREESFFEKYRKGK